TTTGCCCGTAGTGATCTTAAGTACATTACTTGCGATAGCAGTGTTTAACAAGGTAGACGCAAATATTTCTCCGTCTATAATGGTATGCACTGTAATTTGATCAGTATCTGCAGCAGTAATTGTAATCTCAAAAATCTCATTACTATTAATGTATAACTCTTTTACACTCTCCGCATCGTATGTTTGAGACAAGCGTTTTTGTGCAACCACAGCCGTAGTAAGTAAGAAAAGTAATAAACAGAGAGATATCCTCATTATAAAAACTTGTAAAAATTAAAAGCGCTCAGAGAGCGCTTTTTAATAACATCCTTTTGAGAATGGAGTACTTTTTATTTTATCTAAGAAAGAACTTACGCCTGCATATTCTTAGCCTCAATACTCAATGTAGCATGTGGTACAAGCTTTAATCTCTCAGGATTAATAAGTTTACCAGTCACACGACAAATCCCGTAAGTCTTGTTCTGTATGCGCGTAATCGCATTTTTAAGATCGCGTATAAATTTCTCTTGACGTATAGCAAGTGCACTGTTTGCCTCTTTACTCATCGTGGCGCTACCTTCCTCAAAAGATTTAAATTGTGGAGAGGTATCATCTGTACCGTTATCTCCATCGTTGAGGTAGGCACTTTTAATAAGCTCGAGATCGTGTTGTGCTTTCTCAATCTTCTTTTCTATTAATTCTCTAAACTCAGCGAGCTGTGCATCGCTAAATCTTTCTTGTATATCGTCTGCCATTACTATTGTTTTGAAATGGTTAAAAATGTTG
The genomic region above belongs to Dokdonia sp. Dokd-P16 and contains:
- a CDS encoding TraR/DksA family transcriptional regulator; the protein is MADDIQERFSDAQLAEFRELIEKKIEKAQHDLELIKSAYLNDGDNGTDDTSPQFKSFEEGSATMSKEANSALAIRQEKFIRDLKNAITRIQNKTYGICRVTGKLINPERLKLVPHATLSIEAKNMQA